In Gracilibacillus salitolerans, the sequence TTGGTACAGCCTCCACCTTAACTGTTACATTTACTGGTGGCGTCGATTGGAATATTGATGTACGGATCTATCAAACACCTAAGTTGGAAGTGACTGAAGGAAACACATCTGAATTCCAGATTCCAACAAACTTTAACGGTGATCAATTAGCGACAATGGAAGCATATTATGAAGATGGCTCTTTTGCAGGTCCACAGGATTGGACAGCATTTAAAGAATTTGGTTATACTTTTACTCCAAATTATGACGAAGGATTTATTGAATTAAAAGATACCTTTTTTAATGAAGTAGAAGATGGAGAAGTTGATCTCACCTTCCACTTCTGGAGTGGTAAAACGGTTGATTACACTATAGTTAAAGATGGGGAAAGTGTTACCGCATTAGCGGACGAAGAACCTGTTGAAGAGGACCCCGTAAATGAAGAGACTGAGAATGACAATACACAAGAGGAAGGAGTCGAGGATGAGGAAACAACAACAGTTGACGAAGAAAGTGAATCTACAGATCAAACAAACGGTTCCAATAAAGAAGAAACGTCCACTGAATCTGATGAAAAGAGTGGTAGCACATCGGAAAAAACAACTGATCAACATTTAGCATCTGACCATAATGAAAGCAACCGATTACCTGATACAGCTACTGCTCAATTTAATTTTATGGGTATTGGTTTGTTCTTAATATTATTCGGGTTTGGAGGATTAACCTGGTATCGCAAGAGGAAAGCTGAATAAACAGGAAAAGGGCCATAGCTATTTTAAGCTGAGGCCCTTTTTGTTACTCTTTTTTCTTGTTTCCAACAATAAATAAAGCAGCGATCACGATGACAAATAGTAATGTAACACCTAACGATAACGTCACTTGACCGGTTAAACCGAATATTAAATACCCGACTCCTGCTGCCAAAGCACTGATAAACGCATATGGCAATTGGGTAATAACATGATCCATATGATTTGCCCCTGCACCGGTAGAGGATAGGATAGACGTATCAGAAATTGGAGAACAGTGATCCCCAAAAACAGATCCTGCCAATACTGCAGCCATTGCAGGAAGTACTAAATCGACATCATACTCGATTGCAATTTGTGCAGCAATCGGAAGCATGATACCAAACGTTCCCCACGATGTTCCAGTTGCCAATGCCATAAACCCGGCAATCACAAACAATAACAGTGCTAAAAAATTGACGTTAAACGAATACTGCTGCACTAATTCAGAAAGATAACCACCCGTATCGATGATGTCAATAACAGATCCAATCATCCAGGCAAGTATTAAAATATAAATCGCCGGCATCATCGACATGGAACCGTCTTTTATTACTTTCACCACAGATAATTTAGTCCCTTTTAAGAAAACATACATAACTAGGCCGATTATAACAGCACATACCCCACCAACGAATAGAGAAAGGTTTACATTCGTGTTTTCAAACATTGTTAAGATCGTTGCATTGCCTTCCGTTTCCTGATACCCCGTGTAAAGCATCATCGCAACGGTGGCTACTACCAATACAATAATTGGAACTAATAAATGCATTATCTTTCCGTTTTCATTGATGACTGCGTTCTCTTTCATGTCCGCTGACATTGTTTGCTTTGCAGGATCGACTACATGACCTGTTTCCAGTGCTCTTTTCTCATGGGTTCGCATCGCACCAATATCAATGCTGAACACAGCCACCAAAAATACTAAAAGCATCGCCGCAAAAGCATACATATTTAATGGAATCATTTTGACAAATGCTTCTAAAGGCTGGAATTGCGTCACTTCCGCTGCAACAAAAATCGAGCCGAGCGTCCCGATAATATATGCTCCCCAACTTGAAATCGGTGTAATTACCGTAATTGGAGCAGAGGTAGAATCAATAAAATAGGCTAGTTTTGCCCTGGATATTTTATAACGATCTGTCAATGGCCTCGAGACTTGTCCAACCGCTAAACTGTTAAAATAATCATCAATAAATATGAGAACACCTAGAAATGATGGTACAAGCTGAGCACCACGTCTCGTTTTTATTTTTTCGATCGCCCATTCTCCGAAAGCTTTACTGCCACCAGAAGCTGTCATCACAACCGTCATTATCCCTAATAACAACAAAAAGACGAGTAAATATATACTTCCCAAATTCCAGCCATCCGCTGTATAGAAAATATCTCGAAATACGAACCAGATTTGCTGAAGACTTGCTTCCATCTTAAAATCATGAATAAGCAATGCCCCTACAACGATACCAGTTCCTAAAGATAATAAAACTCTCCTTGTCACCAAAACTAAAACCAGCATCAAAATCGCCGGAATTAACGAATATATAGTACCTTCCATAACATAACCTCCACTATTACTATCCTGTCCAATTATATACAGAAAAAAACAGCAACAGAACAAAGTCCATCACTGTTCCACTCCGAAATACACACCAAAATAGTGTACCAATTTTTAAAGCATCTGTCACTCATTTTTTTAATGGAATGAAGGAAACGGAAATGCTGAATATATTTGGATAAATTAGGGTGTAGTTGTTACGGACAGTTTTGCTTACTTTTTCTTCGTTTTGTCTATTAGGTGCTTTCTTACGGACACTTTTTTATATTTGACCTAGCTTTGTCCGTAAGATTGCTTCATACGGACAGTTCTGACATTTTTCCCTTACATGTCTCCATTAGATTCGATCTTACGGACACTTTCATCGGATTTCCTGTTGATTTGTCCGTAAGTTGATCCTCTTCGCTGAACAAGGTTATCTATATATGTCTTTTAATCCTTCTTGCTGGATCGTCCATCCTTCAGGGAATCCTGTTTTGGTTGCGAGCATTGCTACTGCGATCAGCAGTGCTCCATTACCGGGTAGGTAGACAGTTAATGCATCATGTTGATAATTATGCCCGTTGACCAAGTAGGTATTCTTTACCTGGTCCATTAACAAAAAATCGACCGCTAATTCCAGTTCGCCTAGTCTTGTAGCTGTCATGGCACACATTGGGAAATCCCATCCCCAAGCCGTTTCCCATTGCCATTCTTCTTTGACTTTATGCAAGGTTTCAAGCATCACATCTCGATCGATTAATTCCCCCGATAATACACCATAAGCTGCTACCATGGAAGGATGATCGTGATTTTTTTCGGTAAAAGTATTCTCGCAATCCCGGTGAGCTAAATATACGCCATCTTTCACCCTTGGTCTTGCAATATTTTCTCTGACATCGACCCATTTTTCCGGTACGTCTTTACCTAATCGCTCACACCACTCAAGCGCAATTCCTAAACCGAAATACCAATACTCTAATTCATATGGCGGATTAACACTGTCTTCCATTTGATGATTCTCCTGTGCTGGTATCAAGCCAGGACCGAGCTGATAGACACCATGCTCTTCATCATAGCTTGCAAAAGATGCCATGAAATCAGCCGATGCAAAAACAACGTCACTTAAATTCTGCAAAATAGTCTCATCTTTTTCTGCCTGATAACACAATTCAGCTAAGAAAATCGGATGCGGTTGCTGCCAAATTAAGCCTGGGGCAATCGGTGACGGGGTCTGCTCTCCTTCTACACCAACCATTTTTGGCCAGCGAGCACCTTGATAACCTTGGGATTCTGCCAACTGATAAGCTTTTGGTAAAATATCAAGATACCAGCCCATGCTTTTTTCCAAGATCGAGCTTCTTCCCCATAACGGGAAATGAGCTGCATGCCACCAGTGCATTTCTAAATGAAACTCCCCGAACCAGCTGTTATACATGTAGCCTGTTTCTTGTGGTGGTACCGAACCCCCACTATGAACAGCTAAGAGATATTGTGATAAGATCATCCGGCGTTCCAATTCATCTGCTCGAGGATCCTTACTTCCTTCAAAAGTCAAGAAACCCCCATTAGTCCAGAATGACTCCCAATGCTCACTTGATTCGTCAAAAACTTCATTTACCGACTTCTCCACGAGCTTATCTTCAGAAAAGGACAACGTAAATGCCAATGTTCCCTCATCAGGTGTTAACACCAGTTGATGATCATTAATCTGTTTAACCTCTCCAGTATTCCAACTCCAGCCAACCGTATAAGTCGTATCATCCATTACACGTTTCAGTTTGACGAATTGATCAGATTGTTCAACAACTTCTGTTTGATGACCCGTTTCTTCCCAATTCAACGCTAATGTGTTTTCCCATTTTTGGTCCGTCATATTGGGACTTGGGAAAGCTAATTGCACCGCGATACGTCCTGTTTCCAATAACGAAGACGTAACAGATACGCCGATCAGATCATCACTAGGAGCACAAGCGGTCTTGACCGTTATTTTCTCACCATTCGCAAGAAATTCACTCTCCATCACACCTGACCATAAATCAAGTTGTTGCTTAACAGGAACGACCTCCTCCAGTGAAAGTAACTCCCCATCCTCATCATAAAAAAGAAAACCGATCTGCCCGAGTTGTAACCGATGTGGATTTTGTCTCAGCCAGTGATACGCTTCCTCTCTATCCTCTGGAAAAAGGGGATATGGTGCCCCATCGTAATATTGCATCTTCACATCATCTAATCTGAACCTATCGCTACCGCCAGTAGCATGCCAGCCCCAATTTGATTGTGTACTTAATGGAGTAACATAACGGTTAGGAAATGTTTGTAACCCGGTAAAATCAACTGACATGCCAAATTCACCATTCCCAATCGATAACGGCGCCCTCGGTTCTACCCCTGTGACGACAGGTGAATGTTTACTGACAATCTTTTTCCTATCCATCTTCACGCCTCCTAAGTACCCCATCATTCTCTTCCATCTCAATAAAAATCGGTCGTTCATCCGGGGTTTTATTTGGTGAATGCAAGGTTAGATGTAATCGTCCCTCTAAATCATGAAATAACATCCCATGGCCACCATCACTCGCAAATAACGGTTTTTCATCATGGATCCATGGTCCTGTCACCTTACCTGTTGTCGAACGGGAAATCCCTTGAGCATAGACATTATCAACAAAACTTGCCCATAACATCAATAATTCACCGTCTTCCGCTCGGTATATGTAAGGGCCGTCTGTCACATAATTTTCACGAGTATTACGTGTTTTATGTTGAAACGATGTTGGCCAAGGAGCTTCCGATGCCGCAAAAAGGGTAACTGGCTCTTCGACGGCTTCTTTTAAATCATCACTTAAGCGAACCGCACAGATTTGACCGTCACCAACCTGTACCCACTCATGGCAAAACACCATCCATGGCTTGCCGTCTTCATCGATGTGTAACGTACCATCCAGTGAAAACCAGTCATCCGGTGTGATAATCCCATCACTATGTGGATGAAACGGACCTGTTAGTGAATCAGATTTCAAGACTGCTGTTCCACGCTTTCCACTATCCTTTAACAAAAAGGTCGCAAACATATAATAGGAACCTTTATATTCATGTACTTCCGGTGCCCAGAAATTCTCCTCCGAGAAAAACTCGATATCTGGGCGAAATACTGGATATGGCCCTTCCCAATGTTCCAAATCATTACCGATCCAGACATCAAAGCCAGTACCTTTCCCCCAAATATTTTTATCGGTACTGCCAAATAAATAATACTTCCCTTGCTCACGATCCACAAAAACAAACGGATCCCTCATTTGCACTTCCTTATTAATCTTCATCGTCTCTCTCCCTTAATAGATTAAGTCTTACAAGTTCTAAATTAAAATAGATACAAAACTGCAAATTATCATTGGCGAGACTCTATCCCATTCTTTCGTGGAAGAATGGAAAACCGTCGCTGCGGAAAAACGCTCCCTTTCCCTGGGGAACGCTTCAGCCTCCTCGCGAGCAAAGAACGCTCACTGTGGGGTCTTCAGACTGTTCCTTTCCCATAGGAGTGTCGCATTTTTCCGCAGCTTAGTATCGTTTTCTGATCAAGTAAGAAGAAATCCATGAACTGTATATTCGATGAATGTCATCTTTCATGAATCAGATAACCACTACCAGCGGAGGCAGAATACGCAGACTCCTACGGGAACAGCGCGAGCTGAAGATCCCGCAGGCAGCGATTTTCTGCCGAGGAAGCTGAAGCCGTGCCCGTGGAAAGCGAAGTATTCTGCCGCAGCGGTACTCAAGCACTCTCTACAGAAAGAATGGCAGGAAGCAACTCTTCGTAAAGGTTACTTCGGAGTTTATGTTTTTTGTGCATGAATCTTATAGTGTTAAAAATATTCCGAAGGGCTGACACCTGTAATGGCTTTAAACACCTGGCTGAAATAAGTGGAATTCTGATAGCCTACCATTTCACTCACTTCATAGACCATGTACCTTTTTTCGCGTAATAATTCCTTCGCCTTTGTTATCCGATACTGATTCAAATAGTTTACAAACGTCTCACCGGTTACTTTTTTAAAAAGTTGAGACAAGTAATTACGGTTCACATATTGCATATCGGCAATTTCTGCTAAAGTGATTTCTTCATCATAATAATGGTGAACATGCTCCTTTACGCGCTCTACTAATTTACTTGTCTTTTTACTCGCAAGCACTTCCTTGGAATGCTCCACCCATTTTCTTAATTGCTCTGTCATCCATTCCAGTAAATCCTTTGTTGTATGATGGTTATAGACTTCTATCAGTAAGGAGGACTTCTCTTCAGGCTGCGATTCGACATGATCCATCGACTGATCCTCCATCATTAACGCACTTAGAATATTTATTGAAATCGTCTGAATCATATAAAAAGGGGAATAGTCTTCTTCCGATAAACCGTTTACAAACTGTTCCCATATTGCTAATAACTCCTCGTAATCCTTTTCGGTAATTTTGGTATGGATTTCTTTGATCGTTTCGAAAGGATACACATAAGCATCACTGGAACCTTTTTTCTTCGTTTCCTGGTAGTGATACACTTTGTTCCATTCTTCATACTCAGCTACTTCCAATGCTTGCATACTTTCCGAATAGGCATCTGTTAACTGGTGCAAGCTTTTCCTGACATTGCTGACCCCAATCATAACGGATACTTTTAAATAATAGAGCACATTCTCGAGCATCTTGCTTACGAGCTGATCATTTAATTGCTCTAAATAGATTTCATTACCCGGCAAAAAAGCGACCATTACATATGTAGAATCAGAATAATCGAGAAGATGTGTAACTAATCCATTTTGTTCTGAAAATTGACGCATTGTTTCCGACAAAATATTACCTACACTAAACTTCATTAACTGCCAATCACGCTCATGTGCTTTGGTTAAATAAGGAGGGCGATTAATCATAATCGATGTCACAATCTGTGATGCATCGACTTTCACTCCTAATAAATCTTTACTTTCTAACGATAGATCCTTTGATTGGTAGCGGTTAAATAGGAGGTTACGGATAAATGTATCTTTCCGATAAGCTAAATAGGCTGGACGCTGGTTGCGATAGGTTTCGAGAATCGCCTGCTGCTTATCCTCTGACTCCATTTCCTGTAACACTTCCTGAATAACCGTCTCAATTTCGGTAACAGGTGAAGGCTTTAAGAAGAAATGTTTAACACCATATTGAATCGCCTTTCGCGCATTATCGAAATGATTATAACCGCTATGAATAATAATTCGAACAGCCGGATAATTTTCTCTTACTTTTTTGATCAATGATAA encodes:
- a CDS encoding glycoside hydrolase family 65 produces the protein MDRKKIVSKHSPVVTGVEPRAPLSIGNGEFGMSVDFTGLQTFPNRYVTPLSTQSNWGWHATGGSDRFRLDDVKMQYYDGAPYPLFPEDREEAYHWLRQNPHRLQLGQIGFLFYDEDGELLSLEEVVPVKQQLDLWSGVMESEFLANGEKITVKTACAPSDDLIGVSVTSSLLETGRIAVQLAFPSPNMTDQKWENTLALNWEETGHQTEVVEQSDQFVKLKRVMDDTTYTVGWSWNTGEVKQINDHQLVLTPDEGTLAFTLSFSEDKLVEKSVNEVFDESSEHWESFWTNGGFLTFEGSKDPRADELERRMILSQYLLAVHSGGSVPPQETGYMYNSWFGEFHLEMHWWHAAHFPLWGRSSILEKSMGWYLDILPKAYQLAESQGYQGARWPKMVGVEGEQTPSPIAPGLIWQQPHPIFLAELCYQAEKDETILQNLSDVVFASADFMASFASYDEEHGVYQLGPGLIPAQENHQMEDSVNPPYELEYWYFGLGIALEWCERLGKDVPEKWVDVRENIARPRVKDGVYLAHRDCENTFTEKNHDHPSMVAAYGVLSGELIDRDVMLETLHKVKEEWQWETAWGWDFPMCAMTATRLGELELAVDFLLMDQVKNTYLVNGHNYQHDALTVYLPGNGALLIAVAMLATKTGFPEGWTIQQEGLKDIYR
- a CDS encoding glycoside hydrolase family 43 protein; protein product: MKINKEVQMRDPFVFVDREQGKYYLFGSTDKNIWGKGTGFDVWIGNDLEHWEGPYPVFRPDIEFFSEENFWAPEVHEYKGSYYMFATFLLKDSGKRGTAVLKSDSLTGPFHPHSDGIITPDDWFSLDGTLHIDEDGKPWMVFCHEWVQVGDGQICAVRLSDDLKEAVEEPVTLFAASEAPWPTSFQHKTRNTRENYVTDGPYIYRAEDGELLMLWASFVDNVYAQGISRSTTGKVTGPWIHDEKPLFASDGGHGMLFHDLEGRLHLTLHSPNKTPDERPIFIEMEENDGVLRRREDG
- a CDS encoding response regulator, producing MKSVLIIDDELSVREGLIKHVNWEKLQIRVLGTANDGQQALRRVEEETPDIMITDIYMPEMDGLSLIKKVRENYPAVRIIIHSGYNHFDNARKAIQYGVKHFFLKPSPVTEIETVIQEVLQEMESEDKQQAILETYRNQRPAYLAYRKDTFIRNLLFNRYQSKDLSLESKDLLGVKVDASQIVTSIMINRPPYLTKAHERDWQLMKFSVGNILSETMRQFSEQNGLVTHLLDYSDSTYVMVAFLPGNEIYLEQLNDQLVSKMLENVLYYLKVSVMIGVSNVRKSLHQLTDAYSESMQALEVAEYEEWNKVYHYQETKKKGSSDAYVYPFETIKEIHTKITEKDYEELLAIWEQFVNGLSEEDYSPFYMIQTISINILSALMMEDQSMDHVESQPEEKSSLLIEVYNHHTTKDLLEWMTEQLRKWVEHSKEVLASKKTSKLVERVKEHVHHYYDEEITLAEIADMQYVNRNYLSQLFKKVTGETFVNYLNQYRITKAKELLREKRYMVYEVSEMVGYQNSTYFSQVFKAITGVSPSEYF
- a CDS encoding Na+/H+ antiporter NhaC family protein gives rise to the protein MEGTIYSLIPAILMLVLVLVTRRVLLSLGTGIVVGALLIHDFKMEASLQQIWFVFRDIFYTADGWNLGSIYLLVFLLLLGIMTVVMTASGGSKAFGEWAIEKIKTRRGAQLVPSFLGVLIFIDDYFNSLAVGQVSRPLTDRYKISRAKLAYFIDSTSAPITVITPISSWGAYIIGTLGSIFVAAEVTQFQPLEAFVKMIPLNMYAFAAMLLVFLVAVFSIDIGAMRTHEKRALETGHVVDPAKQTMSADMKENAVINENGKIMHLLVPIIVLVVATVAMMLYTGYQETEGNATILTMFENTNVNLSLFVGGVCAVIIGLVMYVFLKGTKLSVVKVIKDGSMSMMPAIYILILAWMIGSVIDIIDTGGYLSELVQQYSFNVNFLALLLFVIAGFMALATGTSWGTFGIMLPIAAQIAIEYDVDLVLPAMAAVLAGSVFGDHCSPISDTSILSSTGAGANHMDHVITQLPYAFISALAAGVGYLIFGLTGQVTLSLGVTLLFVIVIAALFIVGNKKKE